Genomic DNA from Salinibacter pepae:
GTAAAAGCCCTGGAGGCGACATTTCTCGGGGAGGGGCCGGGCGGGGCCGTTCCCGGAGGCGGACAGCCGGCGCAAGGCCAGAGTCCGGCCCCCAGCCAGCGACGCGCCGGCGGCCAGGGGGGCGGCGCCTCGGGGGGAGGGCCGCCGAGCCAGTCTGGCGGAGATGGACAGCCCGGTGGCGACGAGACCTTTGAGCCCGACGATGACCTCCCGTTCTAGGCGGTGCGAACCGGTCTGGGGACGCGTCGGCGCCACGAGAGGCTGGCCTCTCAGGTCCCCGGTTGGCGCATCGATCTGCTTCGCGGGAGGCGCCCGTCTCTGCCCCGACCGCGTGCACTCGTCCAGCTGTGCTGTCCGGTGTTTCGTCTGTCAGAATCCCCTCAGTTGACGCCCGCCCATGCCCACCCCTTCTGCACCGGACACGCCCGCATTGCGGATCGGCCCGGATGTCGCACTTGCCTGTGAGGACATCGAAGCGGCGGCCCAGAACGAGCACACGCGCCTCCGAACGACCGATGCGGCCACAGAAGCCCTCGCGTCCTCGCGTGCCGCCTTGGAGCGTGCCCGGGACGCCGGACGTCCCGTCTACGGCGTGACGACCGGCCTCGGGCCGCTCGTGGACGAGGCCGTGGAGGCCGACGAAGAACCGGCGTCGGCCCACGAGCCGTCCCCCGAAGGCGACCGTGGACGAAAATTGATTGCTCACCTCGGTGCGGGGGCCGGGTCGTTTGCGCCCCCGCCGCTCGTCCGCGCCACGATGATTGCGCGACTGCAGACGCTGGCCCAGGGCCACTCGGCCGTTCGGCCCGCCCTCGTGGACGAAGTGATCGAGGTGTTCGAGTCCGGCCTGATCCCGGCGGTCCCGGAAATCGGGTCCCTGGGGGCGAGTGGCGACCTCACACCGCTCGCCCACATTGCTCGAGCCTGCACCGGGGAGGGGGCGGTGGTGGCGAGCGACGGCGAGCTCGTGGACGCGGCCGAGGCGCTCGACGAGGCCGGGCTCGATCCGCTGCGGCCGGGGCGCCGCGACGCCCTCGGACTGGTCAACGGGACGGCCTTCATGACGGCCTACGCGGCGCATGCCGTGGCCCGCGGGCGGCGTCTGCTGGAGCGGGCCGAGGCCCTCACAGGCCTGATCTACCGGCTTCTGGGGTGCTCGCGGGAGGCGCTGGATGCGGACCTGCATCAGGCCCGCGGCCACTCCGGGCAAGTCCAAAGTGCCGCCGCAATTCGGGACGTGGCGACGCGGGAGGGGGCGCGTCCCTCGGAAGAACGCCCGCTTCAGGAGGTGTACTCGCTCCGCTGTGCCCCCCAAATCCTGGGGGCGGTCCGTGAGCAGCTCCGGCACGTCCGTGACCTCGTCGAGACGGAGCTGAACGGGGCCACGGACAATCCAGTGTTCGACACGGACGGGGCGGACGTCCTTCACGGGGGCAATTTTCAGGGCCAACAGGTGGCGTTCGCCGCCGACGCCCTGAACGAGGCCCTCACCCAGGCGGGTGTGCTGGCCGAGCGGCAGCTGGACGTGCTCCTGTCCCCGGACCAGAACGGCGGGGCCCCGCCGCTGCTTGCCTGGGAGCCGGGCCCCAACAGCGGGTTCGGCGGCACGCAGCTGACCGCGACGGCCCTGGTGGCCGAGATGCGCAACGACGCGCAGATGGCGGCCACCTCCTCGATCCCAACGAACGGGGACAACCAGGACGTCGTCTCCATGGGCGCCCTTGCGGCCCGACGGGCGTACGGCCAGACCCGCCCCCTCGCGACGATCCTGTCGATCCTGGGGCTGGCCCTGACCCAGCTGACCCACCTCCGTGCGGAGGGCCGGGCCGAGGGGGCCGCGCCCGACCTGCCCGGGTGGATGCCGGCGGTCGACCCCGTCCGTGAAGACCGGGCCCTCCGGGCCGAGATTGCCGACTGGACCGACCGCTGGCTGGCCCCGTCCGCGTCGTAGGGCCCCGTCCCCGTCGCGGAGAGCACTCGAAGGCGGCCCGGAGCACGCATCCCGGGCCGTCCTGCCCCACCGGCCACGTTTTGAACCCACCCCCCACCGCATGATTGCCCGCGAGCACCTAACCGACGAGCAGACCCGAATCGTCCAGCACGACGAGGGGCCCGCGCTGGTGTTTGCCGTGGCGGGGGCGGGAAAGACGACGTCGCTGGTTCACCGCATCGCGCGCCTCGTGGAGGACGGCGGCGTGGCCCCGACCGACATTCTGGCCAGCTCCTTCAGCCGGGCCACGGCGCAGGACCTGGAGGACGGGCTGACCGCGCTCGGGCTGCCGGACGTAAATTGCCGCACGCTGCACGCGCTGGGCCGGCAGTTTCTGAAGTGGGCCGAGGCGGAGCACCACTGGTCGCGCCGGCTCGGGGACGAGGACCTCAACCCGTCCCGCCTGGGGCCGGTCCTGGCCGGCCGCGCCCTCACGCGCCTCGCCCGCGAGCGGGACCTCGACGACCACGAGCTGGACATCGATCGGGGCGAGCTGGAGGACCAGGTCAGCGCGTGGAAGGCGCAGCTCTGCTACCCCGACCTGGACGAGGCGGCCCTCCCGCCGGCGGCGCGCGAGCAGGCCCGCCAGGCGGAGCACGACAATGAGGACTTCGTCACCCTGTACCAGTACTACGAAGAAGAGCGGCGGCGGGAGGGGTGGGTCACGTTCGACGACATGCTGCTGGAAGGGTGGGAGGCGCTCCTCCGGTTCGACGACCTGCGGGCCCGGGCGCAGCAGGCGTACGAGCACGTTCTGATCGACGAGTTTCAGGACATCAGCCGCGTCCAGTACGAGATGCTCGACGTCCTCACCGAGCCGGACCGCAACTATATGGCCGTGGGCGACGACGACCAGTGCATCTACGAGTGGCGCGGGGCAGATCCGTCGTTCATCCTGGACTTTCGGGAGGCCTACGACGCCGACGAGTACCTCATCCGGGACACGTTTCGGTCGCAGGCCCCGCACACGGTTCTCGCCAACGCGGTCATCGCCCACAACGACCACCGGCGCGAGAAGCACCTCAACCTCACCCGCGGCTTCGGCGGCAGCACGCAGGTCCACGCCGCCGACGGGGCCGACGCCGAGGCGACCCACGTGGCCGGCG
This window encodes:
- a CDS encoding HAL/PAL/TAL family ammonia-lyase, encoding MPTPSAPDTPALRIGPDVALACEDIEAAAQNEHTRLRTTDAATEALASSRAALERARDAGRPVYGVTTGLGPLVDEAVEADEEPASAHEPSPEGDRGRKLIAHLGAGAGSFAPPPLVRATMIARLQTLAQGHSAVRPALVDEVIEVFESGLIPAVPEIGSLGASGDLTPLAHIARACTGEGAVVASDGELVDAAEALDEAGLDPLRPGRRDALGLVNGTAFMTAYAAHAVARGRRLLERAEALTGLIYRLLGCSREALDADLHQARGHSGQVQSAAAIRDVATREGARPSEERPLQEVYSLRCAPQILGAVREQLRHVRDLVETELNGATDNPVFDTDGADVLHGGNFQGQQVAFAADALNEALTQAGVLAERQLDVLLSPDQNGGAPPLLAWEPGPNSGFGGTQLTATALVAEMRNDAQMAATSSIPTNGDNQDVVSMGALAARRAYGQTRPLATILSILGLALTQLTHLRAEGRAEGAAPDLPGWMPAVDPVREDRALRAEIADWTDRWLAPSAS